Within Coregonus clupeaformis isolate EN_2021a chromosome 20, ASM2061545v1, whole genome shotgun sequence, the genomic segment gagttgcacccaccccTCCACAGGAATgcttgcccatgttgactccaatgcttcccacagttgtctcaagttggctggatgtcctttgggttgtggaccattcttgatacacacaggaaactgttgagcgtgaaaaacccagcagtgttgcagttcttgacacaaaccggtgcgcctggcacctactaccataccctgttcaaaggcacttaactcttttgtattgcccattcaccctctgaatggcacacatgcacaatccatgtctcaattgtctcaaggcttaaaaatccttctttaattggtctcctccccttcatctacacagattgaagtggatttaacaagtgacatcaataagcgatcatagctttcacctggattcacctggtcagtctatgtcttgAAAAGAGCACgtgtttataatgttttgtacacgcagtgtatgtatgtatgtatgtattgttGTAGTCAAATGGCTGAGGAAACTCTATGGGGTGGTTTCATGGAGACAGATAAAGCCTAGGCCTGGACTGAACAGTAGACTCAATGGAGGATCTCCTTCCAAAATTCTTTTTTGTCCAGGACTAAGCTCAATCTGTATCTGGGAAACCGCCCTATATTGTATATAtttaaaatatttaaaataaaatgcattaattaattcattaattcatttaTTCATAAAAGGACAACAAGAAGAACAGTGCCAGCAGAGCGATCCTCAACGTGTCTGTAGAGGGGAACCTGGACAACCTGGAGAAGACCCAGTCCCTCAAATCCATCCCAGAGAAGATCGTAGTGGACAAGCCCACAGCCAGCGCCCTGGATAAGAAAGAAGGAGAACAAGCCAAAGCTCTGTTTGAGAAGGTGAAGAAGTTCCGCCTGCACGTCGAGGAAGGGGACATCCTCTATGTTATGTATGTTCGCCAGACTGTTCTCAAGGTGTTCAAGTTCCTCCTCATCATCGCGTATAATAGTGCTTTAGTCTCTGAGGTGCAGATCACAGTGAAGTGCAGTGTGGACATACAGGACATGACGGGATATAAGCATTTCTCCTGTAATCACACCATGGCCCACCTGTTCTCTAAGTTGTCATACTGTTACCTGTGCTTCGTGGCTGTGTACGGATTCACCTGCCTCTACACTTCCTACTGGCTCTTCTACCGCTCTCTGAAGGAGTACTCCTTTGAATACGTGCGGCAAGAAACGGGAATCGATGACATCCCAGACGTGAAGAATGACTTTGCCTTCATGCTGCACATGATCGACCAGTACGACCCACTGTACTCCAAGAGGTGCAAAGTTATTTTTAATTAGAAAATGGTAAATTGTTTCAAGTAATTTAGCTCTTCGTTGCTGTTGATAAGTATGTAATGCCTCCAATTGTAAAACAAACCATTCGGGTGCCGTTGTATGGCTGCCCTGTGCTCCATCCGTTCGAAGGGGTTGGAATAAAGCAGAACACAAAAGCAGAAGTTGCCATGGCACATCTTTCTACATTGGACATTAAAGTATTATtcttctcgctttctctctctctcaggttcgCAGTGTTCCTGTCTGAGGTCAGTGAGAACAAACTGAAACAGTTGAACCTGAACCACGAGTGGACACCAGAGAAGCTACGTCAGAGACTGctgaccaaccacaacaacagaCTGGAGCTGCAGCTCTTCATGCTGTCTGGGCTCCCGGACACCATCTTCGAGGTGACAGAGCTCCAGTCCCTGAAGCTAGAGATCATCAACAACGTAACCATCCCAGCCTCCATCGCCCAGCTGGAAAACCTCCAGGAGCTGTCTCTGTATCAGTGTTGTTTAAAGATCCACACCACAGCCACTTCCTTCCTCAAGGAGAACCTTAAGGTATGCTATTCTGGTAGTATTTTGGTGTggcagtttttatttttatttgttattaatAAAGTATCTATCTATCTTTATCTAAGGTGCTCAGGGTGAAGTTTGATGACAGCAGGGAGCTGCCTCATTGGCTGTACCACCTGCGGAATCTAGAGGAGCTCTACCTCATTGGCTCACTGAGTCCTGACGCTTCTAAGAATGTGGTTCTGGAGTCTCTGAGGGAGCTGAAGAATCTGAAGACCCTGTCGCTCAAAAGTAACTTTACAAAGATCCCCCAGTCCATCGTGGACGTGTCCAGCCACCTGCAGAGGCTGTACGTTTACAACGATGGCACTAAGCTGGTGATGCTCAACAACCTGAAGAAGATGGTGAACCTGACTGAACTGGAGCTGGTTCACTGTGACCTGGAACGCATCCCACATGCTGTCTTCAGCCTCACGAACCTACAGGTATGATATGCCGTACTTTGAATGCCTGCTATGATTGCCTACAGTGTCTCCACACTGAGTGGTCCACAATGTGGTTTTTAAATATGTAATGACTTATTCTTTTCAGCTCCTAGTTGAGCAAAGGGCCTTAAAGGTGTATCTCCAGCTAACTCTGTTCTGGGTGGTTTTCTTGACCTCAAATATGTCTTATGTATTGCCAATTGCTGTAATATTGTGGAGTGACACTTAAAACACATTTGTATAACTCTAACTCTGCAGGAGTTGGACCTGAAGGAAAACAACCTGCACTCCATTGAGGAGATAGTCAGCTGCCAACACCTCCACAAGCTGACGTGCCTGAAACTCTGGCACAATAGTATCTGCTACATCCCCGAGCACATCAAAAAGCTGGGCAGCCTGGAGCGCCTATACTTTAGCCACAACAAGATAGAGATCTTGCCCTCGCACCTGTTCTTATGCAACAAGCTTCgttacctggacctgtccaaCAACGACATCCGGTTCATTCCGCCGGAGATCGGCGTCCTACAGAGTCTTCAGTACTTCTCTGTTACGTGCAACAAGATCGAGAACCTCCCAGACGAGCTCTTCTTTTGCAAGAAGCTCAAAACCCTCAAGCTGGGCAAGAATACGCTGTCATTGCTCTCACCAAAGATCTCATACCTGGTTCTATTGACACACCTGGAACTGAAGGGCAACCATTTTGAGCTCCTGCCTCCAGAGCTACGGTTCTGCCGGGCGTTGAAGCGTGGCGGCCTAGTGGTGGAGGACGTCCTGTTTGAAACCTTGCCTTCTGATATCAGAGACAAAATGAAGGCTGAGTGAAATGCCTTACAGTATCTGTGCAAAAGGCCCTGCGATACattagcgtcctgtccagggggtgtacttgtacatcaaacTGCCTCACACTACATAAACAGGAGAttggctcctgccctatgggccattcTGGCTCAGACAAGGCAAATTACTTATATGTGCAAAAAGCAAATGCCAATTTTGTCTCAATCTGACAATCATAGTGTATACTTAGTTTATCATGATCAAACTCTAAGCACTCTACTGTTCTGGGGGGGAAATTGTGATATTCAtgcacagcaaattctccagtgttaaatcaacactgacagTGACAATGTTTTCTATAAGGGACCACACGATTAACACTTTTAGTGTTATGCAATAACACTTCATATAGTATTTTTAACACTAGGAAGTGTATATAGTTTACACTAATGGTGTTATGCAATTACACCTCATATAGTATTTTTAACCATTACGCATAGAGGTCCGTATCTGTTGACAAGGTCGCTGGTGTTGGATTAAGGACGTTACAATAATAATAACTATTTAATGCTACATGCACTTATGTAAGCATTTACAAAGACTTCAGGACTGGCAGCAGACATATTTAAACTTCAATAAGTATAACCATAGACCACTTACactggtacaacacttccactcaTGGGTGGCCAAAAACAACTAATTTAAAGCCACGCCTCAACTAAGCCTACTAAACCTccaatataatttcccagtgccttgccttttcgagtgaattgtagatttaccacccatgactgtatttgttagtgacagagacatggttgttgaattcattcattttcagtcctgtggactTCACCGAGTGAGTTACCACTGGAGGTGAATGTTATCATTAAAATGTAACTCTTTAGGGCAATACATTAAATATATAAGGCCTTACTTTGATGGCCAAGTTTcaccctaacacagtggtgttaggaacATCCTGGTGTACAGGCCACatctgcaagtcacattatgcaggcttgcaaagtgatgtgtaattcctatagGAAACCAGCCAGAGTTTTAAtcattcagaatgactgtcagggttaggaacattgtgaggagactacctaaaccagGGATGGGAaactccagtcctcaggggccaaagtggtgtcacactttttccccatccctagcaaacacagctgattaaactaattaaATTCTAAATTAGCTGGGGCAAAattgtgacaccaatcaggccccctgGGAccagagttgcccatccctgacctaaaccatttaaactggaacagccATTTCAGTAATGGATGCAATAAATTTAACTATCTGATTGGATTAGttgagaaaaatgtatgttatttaaaAATGTTATTTGTGTACCATaacattaatcaatcaatcaatcaatcaatgtacatgcgaaaacacagatattaaaaacaatcctAAAAGTGACTaactgcagtagagcatgctgggaaatctGATGGCCGTGGTTTTGATGGGAATGTTTTCCTCTCCACATAGTAAAACTGACACTATTACATTCTCACACTTaacactggttattaacaccaacactggggttattttacactACTGAGTGTTAATTTCACTCTTACAGAGTTCATTTAACtcttgaatcaacactagaaatgttacactgaaaaatcaacactagataacactggccaatttgctgtgtgggTGTATGTTTTGAGTAATATGTCTAAGTGTTACTTCATGTCAGAAGGGAATATGGCTTTGTGATGTAATGAAATGGTTCTTAACAATATAATTAGTCACAGGAAATGTATATTTTGtagtggtgcgcgggtcagctgtttgttcacccgcgtctgcccgcaattgctaataacccatccacaACCGCCCgtctatatgtgataaagtgaaaatctggcCCTAACTTGCTAATATAGAAAATGTGCTGTAGGATAGTGAGAGACGGCAGAACGatttgacagggggtgcaggaaTCTTTTTTGCccgatttagatatgtttctgcttataatttccaacattttggtaggctatttgttagtcaacttatctataattagatacatgaaGCTTCTCTTATGTCACTAGGCCaaatgttgccctagaagactaagtaaacccttgctcaccagaataatgtcatacatcgatagaatgaatgcttcaatctagttgacatcggtaaagttttcCCTGTCTCTGCTTCTTTCTTGGAGCAAAGGTGTTTAGGAGTGGGGGGGATAgaaagattttctgtgcaaaatttccaaatgacatcagtttgaccggttgtaaggaaataggAAGGTGTGAAatcgacccaacatgtttctgataggATTTCAGTtcagcttggatgcatattttatgtggttgaaatagctTACTAtaagcttttatgatgctgataaagatagcacctctacagacggtatctaactgcgcattcgcattctctcaagatgctgaaagaaagaaatcgaatttctccactcctgttcccgagtcaaaatgtagcttacatttggtgtatcattttacttaaagaaatgcttaattctgcaggagttcataTTAAGGctgtgtgagaggttatagacttacaatcagtgtccagatttcagtttccatttaactcatttgaacagtaggctacagttcccttgacatgccataggcctatttgaagtccgtcttgtgactgtctaattggtatagcgcctcacaatcatcacacacaacactgctatcatcctcttttaccacttcaccaaatctttcccaaacattacttttctggccctctcttctctttattttcaattctccatttcgcagcttttctcttatcGAATTAAAGtccgacattgtcctttttgcctccatGGATAGACGGTCACTTTTTTCTGCCCATTCCCAAATGCATTTTGGAGTTTGGCGTGTAGGCTATTTGGAGCAtgtacagttaggccctaaagaTAAAGCTtacgcactaatgccagatagcctaaaataatgaaagaaaacgTCAATGTAGCCTACAGATATATATTTCACAAGAATGATAGGCTACATTTATGGATTTTCTAAGGTATTGTTTTTTAAGGTATTCAACCCGCCTGTCACCCACCTGCCCTTCATCCGCACAATATTGAATAACCCTAAACCTGCAAGCCCGCGGATATAACCgcggggactgcgggttatgattcaacccgcgcatcactaatacttagcctgggtaccagtccaTTTGTGCTAATATTTGACTCCTTGTACTCTGTGTCATATGGCAAACATAATGTTTGACATGgggtggcaaggagtggaatgatagtacaaacagatctggggccaggctaAGGTATACGGTCTATCAGAGGAAATCAACAACAGGATTACTTGTTCTTGTATTGTTGATATTGTTATTTATTACACTGTTATACTGTATTATGCAGTGTCTAGCACAAGCTTCAATCAACATACACTGGATAGAATGTAGGCCTATAATCAGAAAGATTGAATATATACTAGAGTGGAAATATTGAATGTATTATCCTGAAGCGCCTCATATTTGGACTTAATTTACTGTCCAAATATATATTCTAAATAGATATACTAAAATGGTTTTTGAAATAACAATGAAggcaaccaatcacattttgcaCCACATACTTTTTACAATATTCATTATATTACCATCACAAATTGTATACTCCATACACTAGAAACTTGTGAACATTCCATTGTATTATCTTAAGCTCAAAGCTTCATCAATATTATTTGATCATGTCAATTACCACAAGTTTGATCATTTCAACCCATCTGTTACTTTTTGAGATTACAGaaacactataaagggaaatattgAATCTGATCCACTACTGTTACTTCTCTACTCAGCTAGTCTCTATATTATGTTGTACTTGGATAATGAAAGTGCTTTATATAACAGTGTAGTTGGCTACAAGTGAAATGTGGACTCAGCTGTAACTGTTCGTCAATAGCCTGTGGCAAGACCATATTTATCAGGAGGGCTAGCTTGTTTTAGTTAGTCCACAGCTTACACAAACAAAAAAAAGACCAGCCAAGTTGTAATTAACATATCCTTATACAATCCACAAAGACCTTGCACACGCCTTATAGATAGATTGATACTTTATTGTCCTCAGAGCGGACAATAAAGTCCACGCCTTAGACATTACAGTGTATCATAATCAGAGCTGTAGATCACTGCAAAGGTGCCATGGTCAGCTGCTATCTTTATGTATAAAAACAGTACCGCTACAGTATTTAGGGCGTTAAATTCTAATGCTAAATATTCCAACTAAATTAATACAGATGGTGATGAGAGAAAGATAATAAAAAGGCATATCTTTTGTACATGTTTTTTTAACAGATCATCTTTGCTCTGTTTGGTTCTTCATGTTGATGAATAAAAACGACCAGATGGCAGCTGCTTTAAATGAGACATACTGTATGTGGCACAAATATTTTGTAGTCTCTGTGTTATCCTATCCCTATAGACCATGTTGCATCCCATTTCATGTA encodes:
- the LOC121533927 gene encoding volume-regulated anion channel subunit LRRC8C, with the translated sequence MIPVTEFRQFSEQEPAFRVLKPWWDVFTDYLSVVMLMIGVFGCTLQVVQDKIICLPQRTSIANQTIALPNKTELVSPVVSQDVHEMMGLKTNLDLQQYSFINQMCYEKALHWYAKYFPYLVLIHTLIFMVCSNFWFKFPGSSSKIEHFISILGKCFDSPWTTRALSEVSGENPEEKDNKKNSASRAILNVSVEGNLDNLEKTQSLKSIPEKIVVDKPTASALDKKEGEQAKALFEKVKKFRLHVEEGDILYVMYVRQTVLKVFKFLLIIAYNSALVSEVQITVKCSVDIQDMTGYKHFSCNHTMAHLFSKLSYCYLCFVAVYGFTCLYTSYWLFYRSLKEYSFEYVRQETGIDDIPDVKNDFAFMLHMIDQYDPLYSKRFAVFLSEVSENKLKQLNLNHEWTPEKLRQRLLTNHNNRLELQLFMLSGLPDTIFEVTELQSLKLEIINNVTIPASIAQLENLQELSLYQCCLKIHTTATSFLKENLKVLRVKFDDSRELPHWLYHLRNLEELYLIGSLSPDASKNVVLESLRELKNLKTLSLKSNFTKIPQSIVDVSSHLQRLYVYNDGTKLVMLNNLKKMVNLTELELVHCDLERIPHAVFSLTNLQELDLKENNLHSIEEIVSCQHLHKLTCLKLWHNSICYIPEHIKKLGSLERLYFSHNKIEILPSHLFLCNKLRYLDLSNNDIRFIPPEIGVLQSLQYFSVTCNKIENLPDELFFCKKLKTLKLGKNTLSLLSPKISYLVLLTHLELKGNHFELLPPELRFCRALKRGGLVVEDVLFETLPSDIRDKMKAE